From a single Populus nigra chromosome 18, ddPopNigr1.1, whole genome shotgun sequence genomic region:
- the LOC133678045 gene encoding protein indeterminate-domain 16-like, whose product MLANNSLSSSLPCNSEPFSCLENGNNINKRKRRPAGTPDPDAEVVSLSPKTLLESDRYVCEICNQGFQRDQNLQMHRRRHKVPWKLLKRETPVVRKRVFVCPEPSCLHHDPCHALGDLVGIKKHFRRKHSNHKQWVCEKCSKGYAVQSDYKAHLKTCGTRGHSCDCGRVFSRVESFIEHQDACNMGNLRSESQSLQPAACLSRTASSPSPSSDTNFSTAPWLPLIIPRTTPDHAMFFITPTTTSSVVDKSDSSKSAAHYHNLELQLSTASGNPLEISVSPKREDNHSTQLQLSIGSSDVSDRNESNISYTDKDHGKSSPRENNNGSPRPELGASRLKEQVIREQLMMAMSEKIHAEEARQQAKRQIELAEQEFANAKRIRQQAQAELDKAQALKQHAIKQINSTILQITCHACKQKFHARTQADENSLVMSYMSSATTEDEVEHINGIGIAKTFNR is encoded by the exons ATGTTAGCCAATAACTCTCTCTCCTCATCACTTCCTTGTAATTCTGAGCCATTTTCTTGCTTGGAAAATGGAAATAACATTAACAAGAGGAAAAGAAGGCCAGCAGGAACACCAG ATCCAGATGCAGAAGTGGTGTCTTTATCACCAAAAACACTATTGGAATCCGATCGTTACGTTTGTGAGATCTGCAACCAAGGGTTTCAGAGAGACCAAAACCTACAGATGCATAGAAGAAGGCATAAAGTCCCATGGAAGCTACTAAAGAGAGAGACCCCAGTTGTAAGAAAACGTGTATTTGTATGTCCAGAGCCTAGTTGCTTGCACCATGACCCTTGTCACGCGCTTGGTGATCTTGTCGGGATAAAGAAGCATTTTCGAAGAAAACATAGCAATCACAAACAATGGGTTTGTGAAAAATGCTCTAAAGGTTATGCCGTTCAATCTGATTACAAAGCTCATCTCAAAACCTGTGGCACCCGTGGACATTCTTGTGATTGCGGCCGTGTTTTTTCCAG AGTTGAGAGTTTTATTGAGCACCAAGATGCTTGCAACATGGGGAATCTCCGATCAGAATCACAGTCACTACAACCAGCTGCATGCTTGTCTAGAACTGCTTCAAGTCCAAGCCCTTCTAGTGATACCAATTTTAGTACAGCTCCTTGGCTTCCTTTGATAATACCAAGAACAACACCTGATCATGCCATGTTCTTTATCACGCCTACTACTACTAGTAGTGTTGTGGATAAATCAGATTCTTCAAAAAGTGCTGCACACTACCATAATTTGGAGCTTCAGCTTTCGACTGCTTCAGGAAATCCCCTTGAGATCTCAGTTTCTCCTAAAAGAGAGGATAATCATTCCACTCAATTGCAGCTCTCAATTGGGTCGAGTGATGTTAGTGACAGAAATGAATCGAACATCAGTTACACAGACAAAGATCATGGCAAAAGCTCTCCAAGAGAGAACAATAATGGCAGTCCGAGACCTGAATTGGGTGCTTCAAGGCTTAAAGAGCAAGTGATCAGGGAGCAGTTAATGATGGCCATGTCAGAGAAGATTcatgctgaagaagcaagacaACAAGCAAAAAGACAAATTGAATTGGCAGAACAAGAATTTGCCAATGCCAAGAGAATCAGGCAACAAGCTCAAGCTGAGTTAGACAAGGCGCAAGCTTTGAAACAGCATGCAATAAAGCAAATCAATTCCACTATTCTACAAATTACTTGCCATGCTTGCAAACAGAAGTTCCATGCAAGAACACAAGCAGATGAGAACTCTTTGGTAATGAGTTACATGTCATCAGCTACAACAGAAGATGAAGTAGAGCACATTAATGGAATTGGTATAGCAAAAACATTTAACAGATGA